cggcagagagcttcctggaggcgcggcttcacCAGCTCAGTGTCGTGTCAAaattgtcatcaaagtgggaacgtgtcatcaaattgtagcgaggtgttacGGCTcgccctgtagtaagaaaggagcaaatcatcctctatcgattgaggaaatcaatgaaaaaaacactttgtgcatgtgtatgaagccctattAGCACTTTATGATATTTAAAGCAgacaaaagttgatttagcttaacatgggccctttaatacccaaatacatatgtattcagcagaataaaagtggATTTGGGGATTCGTTACTCTTTAAGTTTAGCAAATTGCAACAGCTGAAGTCAATACACACGTATCTAAAGGCTTTGAACAATTCAGTATGAACGTCATACCAAAGTAAACACTCTCAGCACTTAAGGTCTTTGTTAGCGGACACAAAACCCCTTTCAGAGAAACTATAAAAGTTGGTTTTACTTACTGGTACTCTACTTTCAGTGCTCAGTGTTGTCCTTTAGACGCCTTGTATACAGACAGCAGAGcatttttgtccatttattCATCTTAATAAAAAAGTCTCTCAGAGGTGCACTGAGAGTGGAACCTGCAGTTTGTTCACTGCTCTTTAGAGGCTTCATAAAAGCATCCAGCATCTAAATATCTTTGCGTGACCACAATGGTAAAGTGAGGATGCCCAAACAAAGGGGGATTCAATCATAAAGCCTCAATATGTCCTACAAAACATATCGATTCACTGAAAATGAATGTACACAATGTAGTATCCAACCAAAGCCTCTTAGATCACAtgctattatatatattagtGAAGAGCTTTGTAATAAAGATGTAATAGGTGATTTTTGAACAACCCtgtataaaaaacacaacatagagGTGAGTTTAAACAACGTAATGGATGATGTCATATTAAGCAGAGCATTAAGTGTTGCAGCCCAGAAGTGGATGAGACCTTATTAGAGAGCAATGACAATGGTACAGTACTGCTCCCTGGTGGCAGGATGATCAAAATGTTAGCTGGTAGTTATTATggtttactgctgatttttcaACACAGTAAAtgcaaatattaaatgtttctATGGTTAGTGGCAGAAAAGGTATGCACCACAAATTTTAGGTAACAGTCtatagcaggggtgtcaaacccattttagttcaggggccaaagatggagcaatttgatctcaagtggatcACAGATTTCATGCAGCAAACTTAgtaattttaccatttttggACCCTAGTTTGCACTCTTACGTATACATGTAAtattaaatatgtaagaaaccgacaatatccaaagACTGAGTGACAGATACCAGTCCTAATAGgaacttcactttaaatttcctagatgttgtgaccaatttctgtttaaataaggactttttttgacagtttaacattgaaaatgacttcaatcgtgtgatataagcactgggaaaataTAAGCCCCTGCAAATAATGTTGAgtcattcatgtttttatgtatttatgttttttcagtcatttctactttctcctgcaggctaaattggatgctccaaaggcccccgggccatgattTTGACACACGTGTTCCATAGGGTGTTTAAGctaaaaaaatgtatgcaacTAATTTAAAGAACACAAACGTAAATGAATTGTAATGCCGTACAGTACGTTGTTGTAGCTCTATTTGCATAGTTGTTTCAGATGCCTCCATCTGCAGGCTAAATCACCAGATAAATCATGGTAAATCAAGGGTTTACAAAGCATCTGGTTTAATGCACCTCCTAAAACAGCTTATTTGTGACAGCTGTTACTATGTTCACAGTTATTGGCAATAACtgtgcatgttgtcatgcaGCCAAATGTTTATGGAGAGAAATGTgtcttttttaatacaaaacaaaaaattaaaaattatttgaaataaaaaaaaataaataaaagaaactgTAATTgctacttttattttttctttaaatgcattatttttgtttggaaatatttttttgttagcaggatttgtttacaaataaaaaattagttATCATGAAACTATCCATTTTGTTTACATCTTCTGAAGTTTTGGTTGCATTTTCGGAATTTTCGTTTACGTTTCCTAAAGATACAAATGTTCAAAACTTCAGGGAACGTaaacaaaatgtatagtttCATGAGAACTAAGTTTTGATTTATAAataaaaccagaatttaaaaaaaaaatagtaatgaGAGTTTTCTTTGTAAatcctttatattttattattacaaatccattatttttgtttgtaaatctttgcaaatgtgtttttgtttgcaattttttttatttttttttcaaatccattatttttgtttgcaaatgtatttattattttaaaatacaaatccattatttttgtttctaaatctttttttttttttttgaaaatctttttttgtttgcaattttttttttttttattacaaatccattatttttatttgcaaatccattttttgtttgattgcatAAACAAGACACACGTTTCTCTCCATAAAACTTTAGAATGCTGTTAATGTAACTGAGGTTGAGGCATTAATGTCATGTTTTTCTCTTTGCTTGCCTAACCCACCGTCACCTTTACTTCCACTCACAACCTGCACTTCACCTCCAATCCATAcattgtcctcctcctcctcctccaccaccacccacCCAGACTCGGACAGCCTGTGCAGCTCAACACGCCACAGCCTGGGCCTTTCAGACGGCAGTGAGGACCAACTGGACCGCCTTCAGCAGGTGGAGCTGGCCAGGAACACGCCCATGTCCCAGTGGAGGGCGGGAACTGTACAAGCCTGGCTGGAGGTTGTCATGGCGATGCCCATGTACATCAGAACCTGCTCTGAAAATGTCAAGAGTGGAAAGGTTGGTGATACTTCTAATGCATGTATTCACTGCCGTCATTGGGAAACCATAAAGTTGGCTTTTTAGtgggacactttttttttttttgactaagCAATTTTAACATAAATTACTACGATTTTATGCAGagccgaatgtaaaaactcagccACTGTTTCATAGtcaacatattttgaacatgttGCTCAATTTCCTcatatttagctcatttttctttcctttgagacaaattcatgtaaaacagcatgttctatatcattgttaaaaatgtgtacatgaAAATCtacaataaatatatctaaatgtaaatgttgaatatgcatgttatatgtaaatgtttaatctccaaattttcaattcaattctaaatttaaatctacatgtaaaagttaaatctacatgtaaaagttaaatctaaatgtatatgtttaaactaaatttaaatgttaaatatgcatgttatatgtaaatgtttaatctcaaaattttaaattcaattcaaaatttaaatctacttgtaaaagttaaatctaaatgttaaatgtaaatctacatgtgaaatctaaatctaaatgtatatgtttaatctaaatttaaatgttaaatatgcatgttatatgtaaatatttattcttcaaattttaaatttaaatctaaatctaaatttacatGTAAAAGTTGAACATAAATGATAaacctaaatgtaaaagttaaatatgaatgataaatctaaatctatatgtGAACGTttaatccaaatctaaatgtaaatgttaaatatgcatgctatatgtaaatgttgaatccaaatctaaatgtaaatgttaaatatgcatgttatatgtaaatgtttaatttccaaattttaaatgtaattctaaatctaaatctacatgtaaaagttaaatataaatgtaaatctaaatgttaaatctaaatctaaatgtaaaagttaaatataaatgataaatcttaatctaaatgttaaatctaaatgttaaatgtaaatgtaaaattggtcaccaagtgtaaagctaaatgtttagaagtTATACAAAGTGGGCTGGTTAGCACCTGTCAATCACGAGGCCCAGGCCACAGTCCACACACCTCACCCTCCAAGGTCTTCTGcatcctgtgtgtttttaacactGGCAAAAGTGAGTAGACATACAGCATGCTGGTACTCTCAGTGAATCTATGTCTGAGGGCAGTTGTCCACATATTCCCTTGGCTGATATGCAGCCCGGATACCAATCATTAACACTCTTTGGAGTTCTCCGCGCTCCTCAGTCACTGAgcctttaacatttagatttaaatatcaatataacatttagatttaacgtttagatttacgtttaacatatagatttagatttaacatctacatttagatttatttttcgtgtacacatttttagcaATGAGatcatgctgttttacatgaatttctgtctcaaatgaaataaaaatgagctaaatgttcacaATATATGAAAAGGTGAcagagtttttacattcggcaccACATACAAGTCTGCTGTGAATGTTTTTCAGGTTTTACTGGGATTAACAGATGAAGACCTGGAGCTGGGTTTAGGGATCAGTAGTTTAATGCATCGTAGAAAACTCCGTCTGGCTATTGAAGATTACAGAGATGCAGAGAATGGTCAAGGGTGAGGAACATTTTTCTTACAAAAAGATCACTCGCAAAAACATcttaaataatatcaataacattatataatatatgatgatgatacaAGAGTATGGTCaaataatctttttattttgtcatatcTTGATTTTAGCCGTGTGCTTTGATACTGATGCTGTCTTCTGCATGCTAATGACCAATTGCACTTTTCTGTTTCTTTGTATGTCCTTGGTTGTAGTCTGTTCAAAGCCCTTTTGTATAGACTATCATAAAAAAGTGAGATAATAAAGAAGCATCACGACACTTCCTAATGATGCTCATTTGCTTTCCATTTAGTCAACATCAAACATCTGTAAATTTTGGACAGCTGTGCGGCCACATTTTCTGGCTAATGTCCTTAGATTATTGTCAGGCTTTGATGTAAAGTTTGCTTTGTTGATATTTCTTATCAGAGGTTGTCCCTTAGTATAATTTTTGTTCATTGTCCCCCACTTTTCAGGGGTTGCCTGTATTATAACTACAGTAGATACTGCTCTACATATTTTAAGTGAATTTAatcatacatgtatttatttatttatttattttaatcacaaaGGAAAACCTTTGTGGCTAAACATTAAGAAGGTGAAAAATATTTCTCTACAAAAACTCATAAAACTCATCTCATAAATATTAGAGTTCTGAGTTCAGTCTTTTTACCAATAGCTTATAATTTAGAACTTGGTTTATTAATATAGATTGCAGCAAACTCATGTAATTAATTCTTAaattacttaattttttttgaagGTTTAATCCGGATAAAATTAGTTGGTAAATtggtaattatttattattttgctagcctttatttcttatggCAAGTAGCTGttgttatacattatttgtttgtgtctgcaggctcttgtctgtgtctcgtccaacattaaccttgaatttaagcctttatttattcatttatttctgatgtttcacTCGTTTTAGAATTTAAACTTCGTCTTCTGGTGTATTTTAATGAgctgtgccacaaattattattgatgaatgaaaaaaaaagtctgtgtgcatgtaaaaataCATCTATACTGTTAAAacataaactgacaaatgtttatgtgtacctcctgagaggtgttgcccgtaggggtacacgtaccccagttttgGGAGCCACTGTTGTAGGCTATACTGCAGGATCCAAATCTAATattatttgatacatttttaaagttttgttacattttgggcCTGGAATCTGAATCTACCCTTCTGATGAGATCAGTTTAATCCAGATTTTTTGGATCAAAGTGATCCAAAAGttctgaaaaaaactcaaactaaaGGTTTGATCAGGATCAAAATCAAGAATGGATTACATGATCTAATCaaattctgttaaaaaaatcattttcaagATTTGAATCAATCCGTTATCCAGAATCCGAGTTCTGGCCCAGATTAGCAACATTTCCGTTTGTCTTCCTACAGACTTTCCAACGCAGCAGATCTGGATCACCACTGGGTGGCCAAGGCCTGGTTAAGTGACGTGGGTTTACCTCAGTATTCTCAGGCCTTTCACAATCACTTGGTTGATGGACGGATGCTGAAATCCCTGACAAGGCGTGACCTGGAACGTCATCTGAACATCACCAAGAAGTTCCATCAGGTCAGCTTAATGCTGGGCATCGAACTGCTACACATGCTCGACTTTGACAAAGAGGTTAGTAAAACACTGAGATTACACTATTAACATGTGGATGACATGAATTAAAAAGTActtcttgatattttttaattttttccttcCAGGCTTTGCAAGTTCGTAGAAGTCAGTGTGAGCATCAACATGTGGATCCAGTCGTTTGGACCTCCAACAGGGTCATGAAATGGATCAAAGACATTGATCTCAAGGTGAGGAAATGTACttgatattttaacttttgcgttgaaaatagagatgggtgataTTATCAAGCCTACAATATTAATGGACAgtaattgccataaaatgtcatattttataTCACAGATTTCTTTCACTAAAGTtagttttgatcatgtttgttatactgggtTAAAAATAGAAATTGACAATACGCACCAGCTCAATTATTTTCatactgttttttatttgaactatatGTACAgtagtgttttaatttgaagaaTACTAATAATTATTCAAGGTTTTTGAGCTTTCTGCCCCTTCCTGCActctatatctatttctgtgataatATTGTCACTAATGTTTTGTATATCattgtatatttgtaatattttgtgtgtaatgGTGTTTTCCGATTTCTATtcttttataatattaatattttattctatttattcttTCAGGGCTTAACGGGGAACTTCGGGACGTTATTTTGTTATGTTCATATTCATGTATATGATTTTCATCGCAAATCATTTAATTATGTAtaatgaaaaattataaaagcaaaaaatatgttttgaaaaaaagtattacaagacattttttttctaggcGACCGTATGTGGGGTCACGTCCTCGAGGTTAAAAAACCTTCTTAGGGAAAATACTTTACAAGAGAgggcattaaaaaaatgaaagctcTAGTTTGCAATATATTAAAAATCATTACAGCACATTTTCcataactgaaaatgtattatttttttcttatttggcACGAATGATGTTTCACGCTGAATTCATTCAGTTTGACGTCACATTGAAAGTAAGCATAACCTGTTAATTCCATGAAGATatttaatgtgacctaaaattagCTTGGTGGGAGGGGGTGTACATATCGGTATCAGAAAAAGTATTAGAAGTtggcaataaaaaaatttaaaaaatctaataattCTAGGTAAACTACAATTTGAActagaataaaagaaaaaacaaaacatcacacATTTCAATGGGCTGTCAGGCTGTTAATAGTGATCATTGTAAAAACCCTGTGTGCAGctgatttttaatttataagCCAGTAAGTGATTACggctgatttattttttattttcaaaacttccttgtttaaaaaaaaaaaatacttgctGTCCTGTTTGTACAAATAGAGGAAGCTAACATAGAGTTAATGaacagtttttttaaacattaactTATAGCAAAGAAGTATCGCTCGTGTGAGAGTGTCTGGTTAAATATTTGCTTTCACTCACCTTCAAATGAAGTTAGAATATTTTGGTTGTAGTTTTTCCCAAAGCAGAACAAATTGTATCACTGATGTTTTTGAGGAAAACCAATATGGTTTTGTATGTTCCTAAAAACATACCAAAATGGGGAAAAAGTCCTGATTTTTCAAGTCctgatttttatttgattattgtttttgttgtttagacattttgaaatgtgtgGATTTATTCTTGAATCAACAAAGGGAGTCAGTGTTTCTCTTTGAAGACTGTTTTTcctttcctgtgtgtgtgttacccttGTTTTAAAACTCTGTAAATCCCATCGAAGTGTAAGAAGAGCACAAAATCAATGATGGCTTCTTTTATATGAACCTCTTTAGGAATTTGCAGAGAGCCTCCTGAACGGTGGAGTTCATGGAGCCGTCATGATGCTGGATCCTTCCTTCAACACTGACACCATGGCATCAGTCCTGGGGATCCCCACTAACAAGGACATGGTCCGACGACACCTGTTTGAGGAGATGAAGGCCCTCATTGGTCGAGCCAGGTGAGACCACAAAACACAgtggtatcatgtttttcttaaAATACTTAGTATTCCCTTTAttctttaataaagtattgtaTTAATGCGTGTACCCTtagttctttggttatttcgtttgaaaaccaaatcaaaataacaactcAGAGAGTGGAGGGGGGAGGCAAGCTGGTTAAGAAGAGAAGTGGAAAAATCATGAGGAGAGATGGATTTCaggtttctaaaacaaatggttTGCTTGTCCTTCGGGTGGAGGGTGATGTGTTCGAATGTGGATatggagttgatgttgagggcTTTTTTATGGACTGAGGCTACGCCACCGCCCCGGCCAGTGAGACGGGGCTGTTCAATGTAAGTGTATCCAGGGGGAGTGGCTTTGTTTAGTGAGAAATAGTCGAGAGGTTTATGACAGGTTTCAGTGATGCAGAGGAAGTCCAGGTTATTGTCAGTTATGAATTCATGTAGGATGAGTCTTTTATTGAGGAGAGCCAGTTTCAGTATTTTCAGCGTTGAGGGTGGCTGTGAGGAACGAGGGAGTGGAAAGAGGATGGGATTGGGCCATTTTAtacgttttttgtcatttttgtagggTTTAGGGGGCCTGGCTGTGATTATGGACTGAATGGGAAAGGTGTGAGCAGAGGGATGTAGTAACGGGTGGAGCCTATAGGGGGAGCTGTGGCAGGAGGAGTCTCTTTGGTGGGGCACAGTAGAGTAAGGTGAAGAAGacggtgtgtgttttttgatttttctgtaattctgttttggttttaagtcagtaaaactaaataatcaCATCTTGTATTTGTTATTGTCATTTGGTTTTACTGTAAAACACAATAACCAAAGATCAAACAATTCACAGatttgtattgtgtgtgtgtgtgtttgtgtacaaaGATGTATTTTAGACATTATTTTATGATATTTACAATGTGATGATCAATGTGTGGTTGTCACAGAGCTGATGCCAAACCTGACGGTGAACACTTGGTTCTGGAAACATCTCTTTCTCTGCTTCGCCAGAATTCACTGGGACGACCGTCAAGCTCCACCAGCCGACACACTGATGATGATGGGTCGCTGAGACGAAGGGCTGTCAAGGTGCaaatacatttaacagttttgtGAAATTTACTCAATGtctcaatttaaataaaaatgaactttttcaGTTCAAGGTCTACTGAACTGAACTTGGTTTGAACCTCCTTGTTTAACTTATGGCTGACTTAGTCAGGCTGTGGGCATGTCACTGAGTGCAATATTGTAGTGAGGACAAAGTGAAACTAACAAACAGGAAGCGCTTGACTTGCTCAAAAGTCCCAGCACTCTTTGGGTTCAGATTACTGAACTTGAAGGAGGTTTTGTCCTTGACTCTGTCTCACCAAACCACCAAAACACAGACTTCCAGGGAAAGGAAACATACAACATGATTAAAGctttcaaataaatgaataaatacaaatgtgaGGCAGAGTGCAAGATGCTTCTTGCACAAGGAAAGGTTCACCAGGAGCCTAAACCTGTAGCAGCATAACTAGAGAAATAGGTTGAGGAACAGCTGAGCGAGTCAACCCTACAAATGATATATCTTctgaaaaaaaagggaaaccctagtattttcctcaaatattactaacccCAAGGGGTTAGAGTCATCTGAAGGTTATTTGCttccagaaaattgttgaccaagtttttgtgtcagggactttgatatttgttaaatacttaaataaccccttgataatgataccttgacctgttctctagacACATTCTAAGTCAcgttcactgtgaaagagctgttccaaattGAGGATATTGTCTCCATCCATGTCATGTATCATctcaaaagtatcaactctgcacctgcaggtgtggggatgtaaagtcacacacagacagacaagtttcacgcagctaaaacagcttggggtcaaattgattCCAGAGAAACACTAATGCGTGCaaaatgtgttcagcacattgaaaacatatcatgatgattttatacttcaccaattgtacccatcaaattaagaaaagtcatgaaatacgaagcaaaaaaaagtcatgATTATTCTTTGAATGgtcccaaggataataggagggttaatgggATCAGAACAATGATAACATTTTGCACGTTTGtgtattaattacattttttggaaCACTCATACAATATCTGTACTTTTAcgaatattcttttttttcctccaaataaCACACTTTTTGCCATTATTTATGATGAAAAGCAAAAGACTTAACAAATACCTGTGAGATTGAAAACTACTCCGCTGTGGTGAATAATGTACTGATTGTGTGATCCTATTTCAGCCGCCTGTAGGATTCAGCCCCAAGTCACGCAATGGGCGGGACTTGAGCTGCCACAGCAGCTATGGTTCCCTACCACGTGACGTCCAGGACCGAGCTCCGTCCAGGGCCGACGGGAGCCCAATACACGGTTACACCAGCATCGAGGTCACCAATGTGTGAGGCAATCATCACAGCTCAACTACAACACAaacatctatcatccatccaatccggaacaaaaaaaaaaaaaatactttaactgatttatttttctgctttaaGAAAATGATGTATGGAGGAAACaatttaacatttcttttttgtatttttgagtcTTTTACAGACTAATCGTCTGTCTAATGAGTATGATTTTCCAGTCAGTTTGTATGATACAGGGaaccttattttttattttttcattttattcatgtaaattgttgttgtttgaatTTATTCTACTGCTATTGATGCCTTGTTTGCGTGAttgggaaaaaaacagacttgAACTGTTGATGGTTGTTATCATCTGCACCTTTACACTGTTGTGTCTAAACAAAACTGTCTTCTAATTTTATGTCTTAATGTGCAggtaaatgataaaacataTAAACCCTGCCAAAAAATGATTTCTGTGTGGTTATTAGgataacctttaaaaaaaaaaaaaaaagaaaagaaaaaagaatgtaATTCTGTGGAAATGAAAAACTGTtcctaaaaatgaaataaagatgaCATTTTAATACAATTCCATGCTGCATTAGTATTCAGTGGAACATTCAATTAAACACTGTCTAAGTTAGTTTGGTGCTGGGTTGGCAGGTTCTCATCAAAAATCTatattgttttttggttttttgtataAAGCAGTAGTTAAGATTTCTCCTGTAGCATATCTACAAATATTATACActtaataaataagtaaaagggGGATTTTTGGAGTAAGAATTCAAGAAAAACTGAAGAATATTGCAAACATTTGATGTTACCATGTAAcgcaataaaaaacaacaaaaaatatatatatataaaaaataactcaCCTATATATctcacttttttctttattttccattttccacctttttctcatttttaatttttcaattgttatgcctttttctcatttttcatgccttattgcaaTTCCACCCCAgattaagtatgcacatcatatttgcgcgagtttttagggtcatgtgacagccttatctctgaaaaaaaatcttttttttttcttttgtgccattacagccttacctctgatttggggtgtttgacattttttttcccctcatcttcacctttttctcattttttaactCCTTACTGAATTTTCACGGGTctcagactaaaaaaaaaaaaaacaaaaaagaacacaaacatacCAGTAAAAGTATTATACATCATATTGAGACTAGGTTTTAGGgccttgtgatagccttatctctgaaaaaaaaaaaaaatcagaacatttttcaacttttatgccttactatagccttacctttgagtGTAGGTGTCAATTTtccctcattttccactttttctcctattttcctgccttaatgcattttaataccagtataagtatgcacattataatgagactagtttttagggtcttgtgatagccttctctcagattttttttcttcaacttttatgccttactatatagccttacctctaattgtgggtgtttgtaaatttttcctcattttccactttttctcattttttcctgccttaatgcatttcattaccagtataagtatgcacattataataagactagtttttagggtcttgtgatagccttatctcagaaaaaaaaatctgaacatttttcaacttttatgcctgaCTATAGGCTTACTTctaattgtgggtgtttgtcatttttcctcatttcccactttttttcattttttcctgccttaatgcattttcatacCAGTTTAattatgcacatcatatttagactagtttttagggtcttgtgatagccttcactcagaaaaaaaaaatctgaaatttttcaacttttatgccttactatagccttacctctaattgagggtgtttgtaattttttcctcattttccatttttttccttttttcctgccttaatacat
This portion of the Gouania willdenowi chromosome 7, fGouWil2.1, whole genome shotgun sequence genome encodes:
- the LOC114466789 gene encoding kazrin-like isoform X2; protein product: MSCFSLCLPNPPSPLLPLTTCTSPPIHTLSSSSSSTTTHPDSDSLCSSTRHSLGLSDGSEDQLDRLQQVELARNTPMSQWRAGTVQAWLEVVMAMPMYIRTCSENVKSGKVLLGLTDEDLELGLGISSLMHRRKLRLAIEDYRDAENGQGLSNAADLDHHWVAKAWLSDVGLPQYSQAFHNHLVDGRMLKSLTRRDLERHLNITKKFHQVSLMLGIELLHMLDFDKEALQVRRSQCEHQHVDPVVWTSNRVMKWIKDIDLKEFAESLLNGGVHGAVMMLDPSFNTDTMASVLGIPTNKDMVRRHLFEEMKALIGRARIHWDDRQAPPADTLMMMGR
- the LOC114466789 gene encoding kazrin-A-like isoform X1, yielding MSCFSLCLPNPPSPLLPLTTCTSPPIHTLSSSSSSTTTHPDSDSLCSSTRHSLGLSDGSEDQLDRLQQVELARNTPMSQWRAGTVQAWLEVVMAMPMYIRTCSENVKSGKVLLGLTDEDLELGLGISSLMHRRKLRLAIEDYRDAENGQGLSNAADLDHHWVAKAWLSDVGLPQYSQAFHNHLVDGRMLKSLTRRDLERHLNITKKFHQVSLMLGIELLHMLDFDKEALQVRRSQCEHQHVDPVVWTSNRVMKWIKDIDLKEFAESLLNGGVHGAVMMLDPSFNTDTMASVLGIPTNKDMVRRHLFEEMKALIGRARADAKPDGEHLVLETSLSLLRQNSLGRPSSSTSRHTDDDGSLRRRAVKPPVGFSPKSRNGRDLSCHSSYGSLPRDVQDRAPSRADGSPIHGYTSIEVTNV